One Gavia stellata isolate bGavSte3 chromosome 20, bGavSte3.hap2, whole genome shotgun sequence genomic region harbors:
- the TCEA2 gene encoding transcription elongation factor A protein 2 isoform X2, with protein sequence MGGEEEIVRIARRLDKMVAKKSADGAMDLLRELKSMPMTLDLLQSTRIGMSVNALRKQSTDEEVISLAKSLIKSWKKLLDASEEKSEEKKKSLSLPTSSSKETGNSRDQSSNKRQEPPKTPTTPKITTFPPVPVTCDAVRNKCREMLTTALQADDDYIAIGADCEHIAAQIEECIYQDVKNTDMKYKNRVRSRISNLKDSKNPELKKNVLCGAITPEQIAVMTSEEMASNELKEIRKAMTKEAIREHQMAKTGGTQTDLFTCGKCKKKNCTYTQVQTRSSDEPMTTFVVCNECGNRWKFC encoded by the exons atgggtggggaggaggagatcGTGCGCATCGCCAGGCGGCTGGACAAGATGGTGGCCAAGAAGAGCGCG GATGGTGCAATGGATTTACTGAGAGAACTGAAAAGTATGCCTATGACTTTGGACTTACTGCAG TCCACCCGCATTGGGATGTCAGTAAATGCACTGAGAAAGCAGAGCACAGATGAAGAAGTGATATCGCTTGCCAAATCCCTCATCAAGTCTTGGAAAAAACTTCTAG ATgcttctgaggaaaaaagtgaggagaaaaagaaaagcctgtctTTGCCAACATCTTCCTCGAAGGAGACTGGTAACTCAAGAGACCAAAG CTCCAACAAAAGGCAGGAGCCTCCGAAGACTCCGACCACCCCCAAAATCACCACCTTCCCTCCAGTGCCCGTCACCTGTGATGCTGTCCGCAACAAATGCAGAGAAATGCTGACGACAGCTCTACAGGCTGATG ATGACTATATTGCCATTGGCGCTGACTGTGAGCACATAGCAGCCCAGATTGAAGAAT GCATATACCAAGATGTCAAGAACACCGacatgaaatacaaaaaccGAGTGAGGAGCCGCATCTCGAATCTGAAGGACTCCAAAAATCCTGAGCTGAAAAAGAATGTGCTGTGTGGGGCGATTACCCCTGAGCAGATCGCGGTGATGACCTCGGAG gaaatggcCAGTAATGAGCTGAAAGAGATCAGGAAAGCTATGACGAAAGAAGCAATCCGGGAGCATCAGATGGCCAAGACAGGAGGGACGCAGACTGACCTCTTCACCTGTGGGAAATGCAAGAAGAAGAACTGCACCTACACCCAG GTGCAGACCCGCAGCTCCGATGAGCCCATGACCACCTTCGTCGTGTGCAACGAGTGTGGGAATCGCTGGAAG TTCTGCTGA
- the TCEA2 gene encoding transcription elongation factor A protein 2 isoform X1 has protein sequence MGGEEEIVRIARRLDKMVAKKSADGAMDLLRELKSMPMTLDLLQSTRIGMSVNALRKQSTDEEVISLAKSLIKSWKKLLDASEEKSEEKKKSLSLPTSSSKETGNSRDQSSNKRQEPPKTPTTPKITTFPPVPVTCDAVRNKCREMLTTALQADDDYIAIGADCEHIAAQIEECIYQDVKNTDMKYKNRVRSRISNLKDSKNPELKKNVLCGAITPEQIAVMTSEEMASNELKEIRKAMTKEAIREHQMAKTGGTQTDLFTCGKCKKKNCTYTQVQTRSSDEPMTTFVVCNECGNRWKVAHQGYYWH, from the exons atgggtggggaggaggagatcGTGCGCATCGCCAGGCGGCTGGACAAGATGGTGGCCAAGAAGAGCGCG GATGGTGCAATGGATTTACTGAGAGAACTGAAAAGTATGCCTATGACTTTGGACTTACTGCAG TCCACCCGCATTGGGATGTCAGTAAATGCACTGAGAAAGCAGAGCACAGATGAAGAAGTGATATCGCTTGCCAAATCCCTCATCAAGTCTTGGAAAAAACTTCTAG ATgcttctgaggaaaaaagtgaggagaaaaagaaaagcctgtctTTGCCAACATCTTCCTCGAAGGAGACTGGTAACTCAAGAGACCAAAG CTCCAACAAAAGGCAGGAGCCTCCGAAGACTCCGACCACCCCCAAAATCACCACCTTCCCTCCAGTGCCCGTCACCTGTGATGCTGTCCGCAACAAATGCAGAGAAATGCTGACGACAGCTCTACAGGCTGATG ATGACTATATTGCCATTGGCGCTGACTGTGAGCACATAGCAGCCCAGATTGAAGAAT GCATATACCAAGATGTCAAGAACACCGacatgaaatacaaaaaccGAGTGAGGAGCCGCATCTCGAATCTGAAGGACTCCAAAAATCCTGAGCTGAAAAAGAATGTGCTGTGTGGGGCGATTACCCCTGAGCAGATCGCGGTGATGACCTCGGAG gaaatggcCAGTAATGAGCTGAAAGAGATCAGGAAAGCTATGACGAAAGAAGCAATCCGGGAGCATCAGATGGCCAAGACAGGAGGGACGCAGACTGACCTCTTCACCTGTGGGAAATGCAAGAAGAAGAACTGCACCTACACCCAG GTGCAGACCCGCAGCTCCGATGAGCCCATGACCACCTTCGTCGTGTGCAACGAGTGTGGGAATCGCTGGAAGGTAGCGCACCAAGGATATTACTGGCACTGA